A window from Candidatus Ozemobacteraceae bacterium encodes these proteins:
- a CDS encoding class I SAM-dependent methyltransferase, with protein MKCKICGNTENLIEFHIQEKMFGSGAEFIYFQCSQCQCLQIKDIPENMEKYYPHDYYSYRKISKTLLPGLKQALLQLKNRYALFGNGVLGKLLSLVSYNQALESLKILNIARDSRIMDVGCGSGALLCSMKNLGFTHLAGIDPFIREKIVYDSGLVIHKQNIHQIKDTWDIVMFHHSFEHMPDPCETLKSVSQILSDNGWCVVRIPTVSSYAWSHYRENWVQLDAPRHLFLHSIESMQYLAALTRLELVDVVFDSTAFQFWGSEQYQKGIALGDKNSYGIDPARSIFSQRKMLMFARKAKMLNRTHQGDQAAFYFRRRRV; from the coding sequence ATGAAATGTAAAATCTGTGGAAATACAGAAAATTTAATTGAATTTCATATCCAGGAAAAAATGTTTGGGTCTGGGGCTGAATTTATATATTTCCAATGTTCTCAATGTCAATGCCTCCAGATAAAAGACATTCCTGAGAACATGGAAAAATATTATCCGCACGATTACTACTCATATAGAAAAATTTCGAAAACGCTCCTGCCGGGTCTAAAACAGGCATTACTGCAATTAAAAAACAGATATGCCCTCTTTGGAAATGGCGTTCTTGGTAAGCTTCTGAGCCTTGTTTCTTACAACCAGGCCCTGGAAAGTCTGAAAATTCTCAACATCGCCAGGGATTCACGGATCATGGACGTTGGATGTGGTTCAGGAGCATTACTGTGTTCAATGAAAAATTTGGGTTTCACTCATCTTGCAGGAATTGATCCCTTCATTCGAGAAAAGATCGTTTACGACTCCGGCCTTGTGATCCATAAACAAAATATCCATCAGATCAAGGATACGTGGGATATCGTGATGTTTCATCACTCGTTTGAACATATGCCTGATCCGTGTGAGACCCTGAAAAGTGTCTCACAAATCCTATCTGACAACGGATGGTGTGTCGTTCGAATTCCAACGGTATCGTCGTATGCTTGGAGTCACTACAGAGAAAATTGGGTGCAGTTGGATGCTCCGAGGCATTTGTTCCTTCATTCGATTGAAAGCATGCAGTATTTGGCTGCACTGACCAGGCTCGAACTCGTCGATGTTGTATTTGATTCAACAGCCTTTCAATTTTGGGGAAGTGAACAATACCAAAAAGGCATTGCACTAGGTGACAAGAACTCATACGGAATCGATCCTGCACGTTCGATTTTTTCGCAGCGAAAAATGCTTATGTTTGCAAGAAAAGCGAAAATGCTGAATCGGACCCACCAGGGCGATCAGGCGGCATTTTATTTTCGAAGGCGAAGGGTGTAA
- a CDS encoding glycosyltransferase family 4 protein gives MNPSDLAQKLILFGPLPPPHNGHTLAFQMCVRGCREHGLRYRVIDYSPRWPGMKWFPFSRIAEYGFIMGRYFRALLAGRRGTVYITLNQAVDGLCRDLILMRSAQHLGFRVIVHIHGGWYDEILRRAPAFLRNAAVAALAACDAVILLSDRLRFMFDAWPEVQRRVRVVPNGLPFEPTGCPTAPKTIRMGEPVRLLFLSNMIESKGWPVVLEAVERLVHHHGLNVRARFCGGFMSSPEDTRFPSPAAAKDWFDTYIREHDLETCVHYDSRVDGDEKIRALQEAHFLLLPSAYPNEGQPLALIEGLAYGCVLVGTPYRAIPDMVSDGNTGLLCPADPVWIADGVASLFRDPDCYRRMSSASLELYKRQFQPEIHIQNIVNILSPIS, from the coding sequence ATGAATCCGTCGGATCTCGCGCAGAAACTGATTTTGTTCGGCCCGCTCCCGCCTCCCCACAACGGGCACACGCTGGCGTTCCAGATGTGCGTCCGAGGGTGCAGGGAACATGGGCTTCGATATCGCGTGATCGATTACAGCCCGCGCTGGCCTGGGATGAAATGGTTCCCGTTCAGCCGGATTGCCGAGTATGGATTCATCATGGGGCGCTATTTCAGAGCCTTGCTGGCCGGGCGTCGCGGAACGGTCTACATCACGCTGAACCAGGCGGTCGACGGGTTGTGTCGTGACCTGATCCTGATGAGATCTGCCCAGCATCTTGGATTCAGGGTGATCGTCCATATCCACGGTGGCTGGTATGACGAGATTCTCAGGCGCGCCCCCGCGTTCCTTCGCAATGCCGCCGTGGCCGCCCTGGCCGCCTGTGACGCCGTAATTCTGCTGAGCGACAGGCTTCGGTTCATGTTCGACGCCTGGCCCGAAGTCCAGAGGCGAGTCCGTGTTGTCCCGAACGGGCTGCCTTTCGAACCGACCGGTTGCCCGACCGCCCCGAAGACCATCCGCATGGGCGAACCGGTCAGGCTTCTCTTCCTGTCGAACATGATCGAAAGCAAGGGCTGGCCGGTCGTTCTGGAGGCCGTTGAGCGGCTTGTTCACCATCATGGCCTGAACGTGCGGGCAAGGTTCTGCGGAGGCTTCATGTCTTCGCCGGAGGACACGCGCTTTCCTTCGCCGGCCGCCGCCAAAGACTGGTTTGATACCTATATCCGCGAACACGATCTCGAAACATGCGTTCACTACGATTCCCGCGTAGACGGCGACGAAAAGATCCGCGCACTTCAGGAAGCCCATTTCCTGCTACTCCCCTCCGCCTACCCGAACGAGGGCCAACCCCTGGCCCTGATCGAAGGCCTCGCCTACGGCTGCGTCCTCGTCGGAACCCCCTATCGTGCCATTCCCGACATGGTCAGCGATGGGAACACCGGCCTGCTGTGTCCCGCCGATCCGGTTTGGATCGCGGATGGCGTCGCTTCGCTGTTTCGCGATCCCGATTGCTACCGGCGGATGAGCTCAGCCTCACTGGAACTCTATAAAAGACAGTTTCAGCCTGAAATTCATATTCAAAATATTGTAAATATATTGAGTCCAATTTCATGA